A single region of the Vibrio cyclitrophicus genome encodes:
- the pfaD gene encoding eicosapentaenoate synthase subunit PfaD: MTTQTTVNNEKLSPWPWQIEESTTRFDNAAMSTIMKDLSLACYVVNHPEKGLGVSQQAEIASGDSASSANNQPVSAFAPALGTQSLGDEDFRRCHGVKYAYYAGAMANGISSEELVIALGQAGILCSFGAAGLIPSRVEQAINRIQAALPNGPYAFNLIHSPSEPALERGSVELFLKHKVKTVEASAFLGLTPQIVHYRAAGLSRDAQGEIQIGNKVIAKVSRTEVASKFMQPAPAKMLQALVDEGRITAEQMELAQLVPMADDITAEADSGGHTDNRPLVTLLPTILALKEQIQAQYQFKTPLRVGCGGGVGTPDAALATFNMGAAYIVTGSINQACVEAGASEHTRKLLSTTEMADVTMAPAADMFEMGVKLQVVKRGTLFPMRANKLYELYTRYDSIEAIPVEERLKLEKQVFRSTLDDIWAGTVAHFNERDPKQIERAEGNPKRKMALIFRWYLGLSSRWSNTGEQGREMDYQVWAGPALGAFNAWAKDSYLDDYQQRNAVDLAKHLMHGAAYLARVNLLTSQGIKLDPELARWKPTQRMA, translated from the coding sequence ATGACAACTCAAACTACAGTCAATAACGAAAAGCTATCTCCGTGGCCTTGGCAGATCGAAGAGAGCACAACTCGCTTTGATAACGCGGCAATGTCGACAATAATGAAAGACTTAAGCCTTGCTTGTTACGTAGTGAATCACCCAGAAAAAGGCTTAGGCGTTAGCCAACAAGCAGAGATTGCATCAGGTGATTCAGCAAGTTCAGCGAACAACCAACCAGTTAGCGCATTTGCTCCTGCTCTTGGTACACAAAGCCTAGGCGACGAAGATTTTCGTCGCTGTCACGGCGTGAAATACGCTTACTATGCGGGCGCAATGGCAAACGGCATTTCATCTGAAGAGTTGGTGATTGCACTTGGTCAAGCTGGCATTCTTTGTTCATTTGGCGCGGCGGGCTTAATCCCGTCTCGCGTTGAGCAAGCGATCAACCGTATTCAAGCAGCACTGCCAAACGGTCCTTATGCGTTTAACCTGATTCACAGCCCAAGCGAACCCGCACTAGAGCGCGGCAGTGTAGAGCTGTTTTTGAAGCACAAAGTGAAAACCGTTGAGGCTTCAGCCTTCTTAGGTTTAACACCGCAAATCGTTCACTACCGTGCAGCTGGCCTTAGCCGCGATGCACAAGGTGAGATTCAGATTGGCAACAAGGTTATTGCTAAGGTAAGCCGTACTGAAGTCGCGAGTAAGTTCATGCAACCAGCTCCAGCTAAAATGCTGCAAGCTCTAGTTGATGAAGGTCGAATCACAGCAGAACAGATGGAACTGGCACAGCTGGTTCCTATGGCTGATGACATTACTGCAGAAGCCGATTCTGGTGGTCATACCGATAACCGTCCACTGGTTACCCTATTGCCAACGATTCTAGCGCTGAAAGAGCAAATCCAAGCACAGTACCAATTCAAAACTCCGCTACGTGTCGGTTGTGGTGGTGGCGTAGGCACGCCTGACGCGGCTCTAGCGACGTTTAACATGGGCGCGGCTTACATTGTTACTGGTTCAATCAACCAAGCGTGTGTTGAGGCTGGCGCAAGCGAACACACACGTAAGCTGCTTTCGACAACTGAAATGGCTGACGTGACGATGGCCCCGGCGGCAGACATGTTCGAAATGGGCGTGAAACTGCAAGTGGTTAAGCGTGGTACCTTGTTCCCAATGCGTGCCAACAAACTGTACGAACTTTACACTCGCTACGACTCAATTGAAGCGATTCCAGTAGAAGAGCGTCTGAAACTTGAGAAGCAAGTCTTCCGTTCAACACTGGATGATATTTGGGCAGGGACTGTGGCGCACTTTAACGAGCGTGATCCTAAACAGATCGAACGCGCTGAAGGCAACCCGAAGCGTAAGATGGCGTTGATTTTCCGTTGGTACTTGGGCCTTTCTAGCCGTTGGTCAAACACAGGTGAACAAGGTCGTGAGATGGATTATCAAGTATGGGCTGGCCCGGCACTTGGCGCATTCAACGCATGGGCAAAAGACAGCTATTTAGATGATTACCAACAGCGTAATGCCGTTGATCTTGCTAAGCAT